A stretch of the Petroclostridium xylanilyticum genome encodes the following:
- a CDS encoding DUF4367 domain-containing protein → MSISFTDDILKEAVIKADIYEIEALPTDDEIEHEFSNEFERKMKKLICRSKTRSPVGGMAFLRRRAVALIAAIIILFASAMSVSAVRAAVFEFITEVYEKFTHIFFDESRSSQDAADGFAIYEPAYIPEGFELVNKKTDGLVLLEYEKGDEFISYSQQRLENVSMNINTEGVKLEELEFKGLPAKYYSNQGVQNLLWHDDKYTYMVSSTLDRDTVFKIAESVEITGTDLSP, encoded by the coding sequence ATGTCAATTAGTTTTACGGACGATATACTTAAAGAAGCCGTTATTAAAGCGGACATATATGAGATAGAAGCCCTGCCTACAGACGATGAAATAGAGCATGAGTTCTCAAATGAGTTTGAACGAAAGATGAAAAAGCTTATATGCCGAAGCAAAACAAGAAGCCCGGTTGGAGGAATGGCTTTTTTGCGCAGACGGGCGGTTGCTTTGATTGCCGCAATAATTATCCTGTTTGCGTCCGCAATGAGCGTATCGGCTGTGCGTGCTGCGGTGTTTGAATTCATAACCGAGGTGTACGAAAAATTCACCCATATATTCTTTGATGAAAGCCGGTCATCTCAGGATGCGGCCGATGGATTTGCCATATATGAACCGGCCTATATACCGGAAGGCTTTGAACTGGTCAATAAAAAAACAGACGGCCTTGTTCTGCTAGAATATGAAAAGGGAGACGAATTTATATCCTACAGCCAGCAGCGCCTTGAGAATGTATCAATGAACATAAATACAGAAGGCGTAAAACTGGAAGAACTTGAGTTTAAAGGTTTACCGGCCAAGTATTATTCGAATCAAGGAGTGCAAAACCTGCTATGGCACGATGATAAGTATACGTATATGGTATCGTCAACATTAGATCGAGACACCGTGTTTAAGATCGCAGAAAGCGTTGAAATTACAGGCACGGACTTAAGTCCATAA
- a CDS encoding amidase domain-containing protein gives MQMQSKKCIKRRFFCRLICICLLISSIIITATPVYANTSESESNNSFGTANSLTLGTEMNGKISSTSDIDYFSFSVSNGQVINVNLADIPSGCDYDIKLYNNSQTEVGSSTKGGNANEYIKHTASSSGTYYVKVYSYSGSSTSYSYALCVMKGDITTSNTNSSYNRNNAKWYAETYAAWPGNTNYTNYASMGGDCTNFASQVVNYGGMSMQGSPNPGYNSSWYWYSDSSRSYSWTSANWFRKHWANYNNDGYNRAYRFKIYTVDTAIDNFSTIYSELWPGDIVQHVDRGNGQSYHSQVIHKYGYNSSNGVNDLFYAQHSTSSSGFYKDGSLYDYLVNKRNRGEGSDWFITIQIKSGS, from the coding sequence ATGCAAATGCAAAGTAAAAAATGTATAAAAAGAAGATTTTTTTGCAGATTGATATGTATATGTTTACTTATCAGTTCTATAATCATAACTGCGACTCCTGTATATGCAAACACATCTGAAAGTGAAAGTAATAATAGTTTTGGCACTGCTAATTCATTAACACTTGGCACTGAAATGAATGGGAAAATATCTTCTACAAGTGACATTGATTATTTCAGTTTTAGTGTTTCCAATGGACAAGTTATAAATGTAAATTTAGCTGATATCCCATCAGGCTGTGATTATGATATTAAACTGTACAACAACAGTCAAACAGAAGTTGGAAGTTCAACAAAAGGTGGGAATGCCAATGAATATATAAAACACACAGCCTCATCAAGTGGAACTTATTATGTCAAGGTATATAGTTATTCCGGTTCAAGTACTTCTTACAGTTACGCTTTGTGTGTAATGAAAGGAGATATTACAACATCTAACACAAATTCTTCGTACAACAGAAATAATGCAAAATGGTATGCAGAGACTTATGCAGCATGGCCTGGGAATACAAATTATACCAATTATGCAAGTATGGGTGGAGATTGCACAAACTTTGCTTCTCAGGTTGTTAACTATGGCGGAATGAGTATGCAAGGTTCACCTAATCCAGGGTATAATTCATCTTGGTACTGGTATAGTGATAGTAGCAGGTCTTATTCTTGGACGTCAGCAAATTGGTTTAGGAAGCATTGGGCTAATTATAATAATGATGGATATAATAGGGCATATAGATTTAAAATATACACGGTTGATACTGCGATAGATAATTTTAGTACTATATATTCTGAATTGTGGCCAGGAGATATAGTACAACACGTTGACAGAGGTAATGGTCAGTCATATCATTCACAAGTAATACATAAGTATGGCTATAATAGTTCAAATGGTGTTAATGACTTATTTTATGCACAACATTCAACAAGTTCTTCGGGATTTTATAAAGATGGTTCTTTATATGATTATCTTGTAAATAAAAGAAATAGAGGGGAAGGAAGTGATTGGTTTATAACTATTCAAATTAAAAGTGGTTCGTAA